One stretch of Ooceraea biroi isolate clonal line C1 chromosome 4, Obir_v5.4, whole genome shotgun sequence DNA includes these proteins:
- the LOC105275647 gene encoding uncharacterized protein LOC105275647 isoform X2: MLCLKKRRTYSFTQGACAALPRRSGKDNNRYEGSLNMAITTLPRKNRSREERPSRMVLTVTEDTPADMLAGSMELLVQLPRDHHLHTQKVTVLRSTPMMDLLVQIATAHKLTASSYTLQAIGERGLVLPHHPNTPIGALDALQVKLLPKQGTCAPRKTKQANQPFETTFRLQVHLPRNQLYVSRVSPKMNLGEILDEVCREKNLDRSKYELRHPGNLEEILDLSLSLQDYHLQEVTLYAKQTRNLGPTLSTQDIMALQRQEERRRQQTKQSVFGFMFKKSKENSLSTDSLGGRSVSPARSDETARSASPLQPPTRPQRKRRPAPKPPSDASTLRDVVGDSSKDKMMINHSRNSSDSSGYHEASVLSDNPDSAARLPETLPRRSKAPGTSDNPRKLAQTSQSSKSLGNLAATSETLSRGISSTSLSSTGLRKKRAAPPPPAPRPLSSAISTQALERIVDSEESLTSDMDPSKPPSDIGVPLKASSDIDCPKANSDIGVSTQSTRQLDYKSNPEVATCESDGNVQQNGTAETSVAAYSSSDSVNSKLAKANVEVPAPITTAPRVKQARVAAKRVGESAPLPMPRKVNAGNSASDPPKAPKRSKVAPVLIPRRASSIESDHDLARESPEHVSEARCTSIDENTISLDQDGLITRIEHEKAHSKMRNDCAPGNEDQISQKEKMSKPIDDAAIEYDTSLESRQDSNDETENTSELHSNSIELTRVHSEEASKDKSLNDDEFNHEKIMPDIVNDVENQKSLNSSQRSGNEGELHVDSKEPQLSECKDIPEERKNNSPELDREIKSKTIDSLDENENQPRDTSLSNDPSSNENTMKLDCVTEPRNEQLKLPHRSTCQRPPRVPRRATPSTYRTEENAEEEAVKRTHSRDVTNDAVVKNSGERDRETCTVISTIPKCEHLDRAVKENSSSSSVKRGVASMDHHEFDRQISRAAESVNKLHEKLEDQIEEASSEHAKSAKRPKARTKVRSQSKSDDFEVDSLKRQRRYLTSPAENIAHALNLNLPVRNSISSSVAGKEWEQSTAGHCANGDTRDADVDKRESHGGLVTAANQDVPSETDILLQKVSDTLSSVLPAASSPVPEPLSSSKTNHATATVQTNVADVPDSSAAKLETVGTKNDSSEMHRSCIDFPVENTLSASTPNMTATGSQQDTSDYVSAMEDLSISDWEYQLPAPPSAFRDSHSPIFNDYDTITLGSVDAFKEQLIDPVSEPVDDGKNIESAKNPSNDSEASNPKSSNRKVLDLESEAEIDIKRTANKPVAKQPSVVSHKSETNPDLRKEIISELENKIETGTLAQTISKDFDRRNMDNLSTPNVAPVDNTLSNFTITTYTKQKSVDIFEEAEEAAARNSEERFIKTFATLSRNNGGASNYDKQSVTKNAYLSNGMMPYDKKVATSKLEELSDVCKTEPKIRDQDEPSHKRQSFTAANEKINIQRSKSYISMSSNARYQTEVQGIGERKYEVQVEPEAAGMKKATSITGLNVDVLAGNGKFSQWRDNILKQQEEPTKEKQLQSLQVLKSILPQLKNAQQAEENVSKEYNSTVLIEKTRYEAGSNEHSTTMNVVSTCESRDSEPECKKLPREERRYTYTGPPAISLGSWSERPSVNVQIKIDTDYKLGASNASSNKTVVSINGARDEKNPANYASNISKNNFANKSPDKLARKLITHTTASGFKVPISNRVNFNPTKSEDKPVVMGVELKKVFVETSKETSKSDENEIDTTPVNFRELTKTFGQHVNLKPKPKRTNINRHSADISSYYYDTPDETRAIMNVKQNGHAKFPKASDQNEISFKVQPLMHDTRQNSRTKRFTSVVGLNGTNQNVGLQNEASLRNNVSNAIKINPPMPIVKGFKIPSADPKMNNNQMNHNGLSTVDSSNKGVQPPKPPTMPVITGVTLKSTNVRPKSMPVQLDPRDMLLESIRNFGGREKLKSTAERY; encoded by the exons AAGCAGAGAGGAGAGACCGTCCAGAATGGTTCTTACTGTAACCGAGGACACCCCGGCGGACATGCTGGCTGGAAGTATGGAGCTTTTGGTCCAGCTGCCGCGTGATCATCATCTTCACACGCAAAAGGTTACAGTGTTAAGAAG TACGCCGATGATGGATCTTCTGGTACAGATTGCGACAGCCCACAAATTGACAGCTTCGAGTTACACTCTGCAAGCGATCGGCGAACGTGGTTTAGTTCTACCTCATCATCCGAACACTCCCATAGGAGCATTGGACGCTCTTCAG GTGAAATTACTTCCCAAGCAGGGCACGTGTGCGCCGCGGAAAACCAAACAGGCTAATCAACCCTTCGAAACGACGTTTAGGTTGCAG GTGCATTTGCCGAGAAATCAGCTGTATGTATCAAGGGTCAGTCCGAAGATGAACCTTGGAGAAATCCTGGACGAAGTGTGCCGCGAGAAGAATCTGGATAGAAGCAAGTACGAACTTCGTCATCCTG GCAATTTGGAGGAGATCCTGGACCTGTCATTGTCGCTGCAGGATTACCACTTGCAGGAAGTGACTTTGTACGCAAAGCAGACCAGAAATCTAGGCCCGACGTTGAGCACGCAGGACATAATGGCGTTACAGAGGCAGGAGGAGCGGCGTCGACAGCAGACCAAGCAAAGCGTGTTCGGTTTCATGTTCAAGAAGTCCAAAGAGAATTCTCTAAGCACGGACAGCCTCGGGGGTCGCAGCGTCTCACCGGCTAGAAGCGATGAAACCGCGAGGAGCGCCAGTCCTCTTCAGCCGCCGACGCGACCGCAGCGAAAGAGAAGACCGGCTCCGAAGCCGCCCAGCGACGCGTCGACTCTCCGGGACGTGGTTGGAGACAGCAGCAAGGACAAGATGATGATCAATCACAGCCGTAACAGCAGCGACAGTTCCGGCTATCACGAGGCCTCTGTGCTTAGCGATAATCCAGATTCAGCTGCGAGGCTACCAGAAACCCTGCCGAGACGAAGTAAAGCACCGGGGACGTCTGACAACCCTAGGAAGCTAGCGCAGACTTCACAGTCCAGCAAGAGTCTGGGCAACTTGGCAGCGACCAGCGAAACGCTCAGTCGGGGGATCAGTAGCACTTCTCTCAGTTCCACTG GTCTTCGAAAGAAGAGAGCAGCGCCTCCGCCGCCAGCGCCCAGACCACTTTCGTCAGCTATTTCCACGCAGGCCTTAGAACGCATTGTCGACTCTGAAGAGTCGTTAACGTCTGACATGGATCCTTCGAAACCGCCGTCGGACATTGGCGTGCCGTTAAAGGCCAGCTCGGACATCGACTGTCCCAAAGCCAATTCCGACATCGGCGTTAGCACGCAGTCTACGCGCCAGCTGGATTACAAATCAAACCCAGAAGTCGCGACGTGCGAATCTGATGGCAACGTTCAGCAGAATGGCACGGCCGAAACGAGTGTCGCGGCGTATTCTAGTTCAGATTCGGTCAACAGTAAGCTTGCTAAAGCGAATGTGGAGGTGCCTGCCCCGATAACAACCGCCCCAAGAGTAAAGCAAGCTAGAGTAGCAGCAAAGAGAG TTGGAGAATCTGCACCCCTTCCTATGCCTCGAAAGGTTAATGCAGGTAATAGTGCTTCTGATCCACCGAAGGCACCTAAGCGTAGTAAAGTAGCTCCGGTTTTGATACCACGTAGAGCCTCGAGTATAGAAAGCGACCACGATTTAGCACGTGAGAGTCCTGAACACGTCAGTGAAGCACGTTGCACTTCGATCGATGAGAATACGATATCATTGGATCAAGACGGTCTCATTACGCGTATTGAGCATGAAAAGGCGCATTCAAAGATGAGGAATGATTGTGCACCTGGTAACGAGGATCAGATAAGTCAGAAAGAAAAGATGTCAAAACCTATCGATGATGCTGCAATTGAATATGATACATCTTTAGAGTCACGTCAAGATTCAAACGATGAAACGGAAAACACTTCTGAATTACATTCTAATTCTATAGAACTGACTCGTGTTCACTCTGAAGAGGCATCTAAAGATAAATCCTTGAATGACGATGAATTTAATCACGAGAAAATAATGCCGGACATCGTCAACGATGTAGAGAATCAAAAATCGTTGAATTCAAGTCAGCGTTCAGGTAATGAAGGAGAATTACACGTTGACTCAAAGGAACCACAGTTATCTGAGTGTAAAGATATCCCTgaagagaggaagaataaTTCACCGGAGCTGGATCGCGAGATAAAATCTAAAACTATCGACTCGCTTGATGAAAATGAGAATCAGCCTCGTGATACTTCGTTATCTAATGATCCTTCCTCAAACGAGAATACAATGAAACTGGATTGCGTGACCGAGCCGAGAAACGAGCAATTGAAGCTACCACATCGATCTACTTGTCAAAGACCACCCAGAGTGCCGAGAAGAGCAACACCTTCCACCTACCGGACTGAAGAAAACGCCGAAGAAGAGGCAGTGAAGCGCACCCATTCGAGAGACGTGACGAATGATGCAGTAGTGAAAAATAGCGGTGAGAGGGACAGAGAAACATGCACGGTGATCTCCACCATACCAAAGTGCGAGCACCTCGATCGAGCCGTGAAAGAAAACAGCAGTTCAAGTAGCGTGAAACGCGGTGTCGCGTCGATGGATCATCATGAATTCGACAGACAGATTAGCCGTGCGGCGGAAAGTGTCAATaaattacatgaaaaactCGAAGATCAGATCGAAGAGGCAAGCAGTGAGCACGCGAAGAGCGCTAAACGGCCGAAGGCGAGGACGAAGGTGAGAAGTCAGTCGAAATCGGACGACTTCGAGGTGGATTCCCTGAAGAGGCAGAGGCGATATCTCACTTCGCCCGCGGAAAACATCGCGCACGCTTTGAATCTGAACCTTCCAGTGCGAAACTCCATCTCTTCCAGCGTGGCGGGAAAGGAGTGGGAACAAAGTACCGCTGGGCATTGCGCTAATGGGGATACACGGGATGCGGATGTAGATAAGAGAGAATCGCATGGTGGATTAGTCACAG CAGCCAATCAAGATGTTCCGTCCGAAACTGACATCCTGCTACAAAAAGTATCGGATACTCTATCCAGCGTGCTGCCGGCCGCCTCGTCTCCGGTGCCGGAGCCACTGTCGTCTTCAAAGACGAACCATGCGACTGCAACCGTACAGACGAACGTCGCTGATGTCCCCGACAGCTCTGCGGCCAAGTTGGAAACGGTCGGGACGAAGAACGACTCGAGCGAGATGCATCGATCGTGCATCGACTTCCCGGTGGAGAACACTTTGAGCGCTAGCACGCCAAATATGACTGCGACGGGTTCGCAGCAGGATACTTCTGATTACGTGTCGGCAATGGAGGACCTGTCCATCAGCGATTGGGAGTATCAGCTTCCAGCTCCACCGAGCGCTTTTCGCGATTCACATTCTCCTATCTTCAACGATTACGATACAATCACACTGGGATCAGTGGACGCTTTCAAGGAGCAGCTGATAGACCCTGTTTCGGAGCCGGTCGACGACGGCAAGAACATCGAATCGGCAAAGAATCCATCGAACGATTCCGAAGCGAGCAATCCGAAATCTTCAAACCGAAAAGTCTTGGACTTGGAGTCTGAAGCGGAAATCGATATTAAGCGAACGGCGAACAAACCTGTTGCCAAACAGCCGTCCGTAGTGTCTCACAAATCAGAGACTAATCCAGACCTgcgtaaagaaattatttccgAACTGGAGAACAAGATAGAGACTGGTACGCTGGCGCAAACTATCAGTAAAGATTTCGATCGGAGGAACATGGACAATTTGTCCACGCCGAACGTAGCGCCCGTGGACAACACGCTGTCCAATTTCACTATCACCACGTACACCAAACAGAAGAGCGTGGACATTTTTGAGGAAGCTGAGGAAGCCGCTGCAAGAAACTCGGAAGAGAGGTTTATCAAGACGTTCGCCACGTTATCGAGAAACAATGGCGGTGCGAGCAACTACGATAAGCAAAGTGTGACGAAGAACGCGTATTTAAGTAACGGGATGATGCCGTACGACAAGAAAGTAGCGACGAGTAAGCTCGAAGAGTTGAGCGATGTCTGTAAAACGGAGCCAAAGATTCGTGATCAGGATGAGCCGTCTCACAAGAGGCAGTCTTTTACCGCAGCCAATGAGAAGATTAATATTCAGCGATCCAAGAGTTACATATCGATGTCGAGCAACGCGAGATACCAGACGGAAGTGCAGGGAATTGGCGAGAGGAAGTACGAGGTGCAGGTTGAGCCAGAGGCTGCTGGTATGAAGAAAGCCACAAGCATCACAGGCCTGAACGTCGACGTGTTAGCAGGTAACGGAAAGTTCTCGCAGTGGAGGGACAATATATTGAAACAGCAAGAGGAACCTACCAAAGAGAAGCAATTACAATCACTGCAG GTGCTGAAAAGCATTTTGCCGCAGTTGAAGAACGCTCAACAGGCGGAAGAAAATGTATCCAAAGAATACAATAGTACGGTATTAATCGAAAAGACAAG ATACGAAGCTGGGTCCAACGAACATTCGACAACAATGAATGTAGTTTCGACATGCGAATCCCGGGACTCGGAACCGGAATGTAAGAAGTTGCCAAGGGAGGAAAGACGTTACACCTACACTGGTCCACCGGCGATCAGTCTGGGCAGCTGGTCGGAAAGACCGAGTGTTAACGTCCAAATCAAGATAGACACCGATTACAAGCTAGGAGCGAGCAATGCAAGCAGCAATAAAACCGTCGTTAGCATCAATGGCGCGAGGGACGAGAAGAATCCTGCGAATTACGCCAGCAACATCAGTAAGAACAATTTTGCGAACAAAAGTCCTGACAAGCTCGCGAGGAAATTAATCACGCACACGACGGCGTCGGGTTTCAAGGTGCCGATATCGAACCGAGTTAACTTCAATCCGACGAAGAGCGAAGACAAGCCCGTTGTGATGGGCGTCGAGTTAAAGAAGGTCTTTGTCGAGACGTCGAAAGAGACGTCGAAGAGTGATGAGAACGAGATCGACACCACGCCGGTGAATTTCAGAGAATTGACAAAGACATTCGGTCAGCACGTGAATCTTAAACCGAAACCTAAACGCACTAATATTAACAGACACTCGGCGGATATCAGCAGCTACTACTACGACACACCGGACGAGACGAGAGCGATCATGAACGTCAAGCAGAACGGTCACGCCAAGTTTCCCAAGGCGTCCGATCAAAACGAGATCTCGTTCAAGGTTCAACCATTGATGCACGACACTCGGCAAAATTCCAGGACGAAGAGGTTCACGTCCGTCGTGGGGTTGAATGGGACGAACCAGAACGTCGGCTTGCAAAATGAAGCGTCCCTCAGAAACAACGTCAGCAACGCTATCAAAATCAATCCACCAATGCCCATTGTAAAGGGGTTTAAAATACCCAGCGCTGATCCTAAGATGAACAACAATCAGATGAATCACAACGGGCTATCGACAGTCGATAGTTCTAACAAAGGTGTGCAACCTCCTAAACCCCCAACTATGCCGGTGATAACAGGAGTGACACTGAAGAGCACTAACGTGAGGCCCAAGTCGATGCCAGTTCAATTAGATCCCAGGGATATGCTGTTGGAATCCATCAGGAATTTCGGTGGGCGCGAGAAGCTAAAAAGC ACTGCGGAGAGATACTGA